One region of Anaeromyxobacter paludicola genomic DNA includes:
- a CDS encoding acyl-CoA dehydrogenase family protein, with product MDFELDEAHLEIQRTVRQFCQDRVKAQARGWDEREEFPLEVVKELGRLGFLGINVPEELGGAGLDAAATAVIVEELARWDGSLALTVASHNGLGSGHIRLFGTDAQKRRWLPALASGERLAAWGLTEPGSGSDAAGLRTTAVRRGGEWVLSGAKTFITQGTVGDVFVILASTSPDKKQKGITAFVVERGAQGFGQKPIHGKLGMRSSDTGELHLEEVVVPDDHRLGEVDHGFIDTLQILDRGRIAIGALGVGLARGAFEEARAYAKERKAFGHPIGDFQAIAFMLADMATETNAARLLVQRAAARCDAGRPFTKEASMAKLFASEVAMRATAKAIQIHGGYGYTRDFPVERYYRDAKLCEIGEGTSEVQRIVIGREILG from the coding sequence ATGGACTTCGAGCTCGACGAGGCGCACCTCGAGATCCAGCGCACGGTCCGGCAGTTCTGCCAGGATCGGGTGAAGGCGCAGGCGCGCGGCTGGGACGAGCGGGAGGAGTTCCCGCTCGAGGTGGTGAAGGAGCTGGGGCGGCTCGGGTTCCTCGGCATCAACGTGCCCGAGGAGCTCGGCGGCGCGGGGCTCGACGCCGCCGCCACGGCGGTGATCGTCGAGGAGCTGGCCCGCTGGGACGGCTCGCTCGCGCTCACGGTGGCGAGCCACAACGGGCTCGGCTCGGGCCACATCCGGCTCTTCGGCACCGACGCGCAGAAGCGGCGCTGGCTGCCCGCGCTCGCCTCGGGGGAGCGGCTCGCGGCCTGGGGGCTCACCGAGCCCGGCTCGGGCTCGGACGCGGCCGGGCTGCGGACGACGGCGGTCCGGCGCGGCGGCGAGTGGGTGCTCTCCGGCGCGAAGACCTTCATCACCCAGGGCACGGTCGGCGACGTCTTCGTGATCCTCGCCTCCACCAGCCCGGACAAGAAGCAGAAGGGGATCACCGCCTTCGTGGTGGAGCGCGGGGCGCAGGGGTTCGGCCAGAAGCCCATCCACGGCAAGCTCGGGATGCGCAGCTCCGACACCGGCGAGCTGCACCTCGAGGAGGTGGTGGTGCCCGACGACCACCGGCTCGGGGAGGTGGACCACGGCTTCATCGACACGCTCCAGATCCTCGACCGCGGCCGGATCGCCATCGGCGCGCTCGGGGTGGGGCTGGCGCGCGGCGCCTTCGAGGAGGCCCGCGCCTACGCCAAGGAGCGCAAGGCCTTCGGCCACCCCATCGGCGACTTCCAGGCCATCGCCTTCATGCTGGCCGACATGGCCACCGAGACGAACGCCGCGCGCCTCCTGGTGCAGCGTGCGGCCGCCCGCTGTGACGCCGGGCGCCCGTTCACGAAGGAGGCCTCCATGGCCAAGCTCTTCGCGAGCGAGGTGGCGATGCGCGCGACCGCGAAGGCCATCCAGATCCACGGGGGCTACGGGTACACCCGGGACTTCCCGGTGGAGCGGTACTACCGCGACGCCAAGCTCTGCGAGATCGGCGAGGGGACGAGCGAGGTGCAGCGGATCGTGATCGGGCGGGAGATTCTGGGGTAA